The following nucleotide sequence is from Aspergillus luchuensis IFO 4308 DNA, chromosome 1, nearly complete sequence.
TCTCCCCGCCTTGGTGCAATATGTGAATACGCCGTTCCATATGATCGCGTTAGATGTTATTGCTCGTCCGCAAGTGGCCACGATAGCAGAAAGATCCGTTACGATACGGAGAGGCTATATGCAATCATCGTCGCTGAGGGCAGCAAGGGTTCTACCGGCATTCGGGGTGGGGTGTATAATCAATACGGATTTGAGGGCATCTCTGCACAGAAGATGGATGGTTAGATAGGGCAAATACCAGTGCGGGGCACAGAAAACAAGAATAACTTATCTCTCCACTTGATTGTCATGTCTATCAATTTCGCGGGCACGTATCAGGTTCGCGGCAGTCGCCGGACGGTTCCTAAGTATTTGGGCCCGTTACGAGGATCAGCAAAGCGAGTAGCCGAGTGCAAATGAAGATGCCAGATACGGCTGCACTAACCCTTGGCTCCCGGGAGGGGTAACTCGTAGCGTGCAGGTATGGATGTTATTGCTTTTGTGTATGGTAAGGACGGGTATCGGCTGTTGGCTCGATGCAGCAACCCGCTATCTCTCCAGCGCATACACTAACCTCACCTGCAAGGTTTCACTAGGGCTGTGAATAGCTTAATCTCTATCCCTTGGCCACGCTTCTGTGCACTCCTGCTCCACATGCAGTTGAGCGATCCGCTCACAACAGGCGAGGGAAGAGATAAGTGCCCAGGCGCTATCGAAGCAATACTGATTAGCCAACGACTACTCGACCCGAACTATCATATCTCATTGACATGTTTTCCCCAGACGCTAATCAACTATGCTTATCCCCGCATCGCTGAGCCTTTCCCGTTCCGACACTCCATCCAATCAGGCTATGGATCGGCCATATCTATCCATGAGCTTCCGCTGTGGAAAAGAACAGCCACCGGAATTCACTATCAGCGCCCAGCAGGTAGCCTTTGAGGGTCAGAAGGCCCAAATACACGTATAGGAAATACGTCATGCTAGTGGAGATAAACCGATGTCTCGCAAATGGTCCTTGTGCATTGGTTGACTGCAACCGTCAGGTCGACATGATCAtggatgcctcaggcagacGGCATATTGGCCTCTCACTGGGTCAATAGCATGACCAGGTGCAAGCCAACTTGGCTCAAATAGGCCAGATGTTCTCGAGTCTCACCTGCAAATCTCACCACTTCTTGTGCTGAGTCTACTGTCCTCACTTCCTCTTAACACTTTCATATAGGATACCCATTTAGTCCTACCACTTGGTCATCTTGGGAAGAATGAGTGCTTCGATAGGACCCAGAGACCTGGCAGAGATTCATGACACTCCTGCGTATGACTACGGACAGgatgtggagaagaagcaactGGATGATACATCccctgaagaggaagatccaTTTGGAAATGAAGAGTTCGCAGAAGTGAAATATCGGACGATGGGTTGGTGGTAAGTTCTATATCCCTGCCCCTAGACTACGCCTTGGCCCTGTATCTGACCCTTCTTCGCAACATGCAGGAAAACAGGGATACGTGAGCCTCAACCCTATTACAGTCACCCAAAAGACATAGACCCCTAACTCCTATTGTCTACAGTCATGGTCGCAGAGAATGTTTCCATTGGAATTCTATCCCTTCCATCCGCCTTTGCAACGCTGGGATTTGTCCCGTAAGTAACTTGCTACACTTCTAGACGAAAGCTAAGCCTACTTTAGGGCTCTGATCATACTAATTGGAATATCCGCTATATCATGGTATACGGCCTACATTCTTTGTCAGTTCAAGTTACGATACCCCCAGGTCCATAGCATGGGAGATGCGGGTGAAATCATAATGGGGCGATTCGGACGGGAACTGCTTGGTATCGGCCAGCTACTATTCCTTATATTCGTCATGGCCAGTCACGTCTTGACCTTCACGGTTCTCATGAATACGATTACCGAGCATGGTACCTGCACAATCGTGTTTGGTGTTATTGCACTGGTTGTCAGTTGCGTTGGTGCCTTACCACGCACCATGGACAAGGTATATTGGATGTCGATTGCATGTAAGCATATTATAGGGTTTCCCACCTTTCACACTTCAATTTAACTATGATGCTAATTCAGTATCTCTATAGCATTTCTCAGCATTGTGGCAGCAACTATGGCCACTATGATAGCGGTCGGCGTAGAGTACAAAGGCCACATCCCTCTTGCTGCGACTACCCATCTCAGTTTCAACGAAGAATTTCTGGCAGTCAGCAATTTGTTCTTTGCTTATGGTAAAGCCCCGGCTAATCGCAACTTGTGAGCAATATAACTAACGTCACGATAATCAACAGTCGGTCATGCGTCGTTCTTCGGCTTTATCTCAGAGATGGACAAACCTCGAGAGTTCACCAAGTCCATATCGGTACTTCAAGTCATTGATACCTCGCTATACATAGCTAGCGCAGTGGTTATATACCGCTACGTAGGTGCGGACGTTCAATCCCCTGCATTAGGCTCTGCGGGGCCCctaggaaagaaaatcgCCTACGGGCTGGCTATTCCGACTGTATGTTAACTACCGTATCTTTTGGAACGGCTACTGATTCATGTCCTCAGGTCCTTATTGCGGGAATTGTCAATGGCCATGTAGCCAGCAAGTACGTGTACGTGCGTGTTTTCCGCGGCACAAACCACATGCATGAACGGACATTGCTCTCCATCGGCTCATGGGTCGCTATTGGATTGATTTCCTGGGTAGTTGCCTGGGTCATCGCAGAGTCAATCCCAGTCTTCAACAACCTTTTGAGTCTAATTGTACGTGGTAGTATCTGTTACAAAATACACATGCTAACCTCGATGATAGACTGCACTTTTTGGCTGTTGGTTCGCTTGTGAGTTTCAGATATTCTAAGATGCTATGGAATATACTAACCACATCTTATAGATGGGTTCCCTGCTATCTTCTGGTTCACCTTGAACAAGGGCCAATGGTTCGCATCAACcaagaaaatatttcttacCGTGTCCAACACGTTCATTTTGGCCATGGCAATTACCCTTGTATGTATCCCCTATTCTTAAGAGGATCCTGTCGCTAATGTCTTTTACAGTGCGGTCTCGGGTTATACGTATCGGGCGATGCTATCAGCAAGGATAGTGGCAGTGGTGTCTGGACGTGTGCTAACAATGCTGTTTGAATGACCTATCCTCAACCATAGCTGATCATCTTTCATGTTACTCTCAGTCGTTCAGCAATATACTTCTCTtgttgtgatgatggttttgaTGATCAGTTAGTTCTACTCGATTGTATGATGATGTTTCGAGCACGTGCTTTTGTATCAAGCAATAAACGTATGTTCTTCTACCGAATGATAACGAATCAGTTCAATATTTCACAATAAATTGAAGaaatttaagaaaaataagagaaATGTATAAGCGTCTCCCTCGTGCTTAAACATTCCCCCGTTGTAGCACTATAGATATATCACTAGTTAGTATACCCATTTACTAGACTATTCAGCGTATATACTGACAGTTACACTACTTATTTTATTGACCAGGACCTTTCTAGTCTATCTCCTCAACGCCAAAGTACTATTTGCACAATAGAATCTAATCAGAAGTAAGCTGGTCACTTTTTATACGTAAGATTAAGTTACTAGTAGCGTTTCTCCTATATGTCTTAGACAGTAGAATAAAATGTCAGGGGTATCGCTCGGAATTCCCTATAAGCACCTATGATTCACCTGAATACTCCGTTCAACTGAACACACTTTACAGCCTCTTGTTCTGGGCCGAGGAACAGTTCTTGCGATGGTGGTAACACAATCGATCCTGCAGCCATCGCTTCCATATCTCCATCTCTGTATAGATGAAAGTTGATTTCGGAAGCGTACTTCACCAGCCCAATTCCCTATCAATCAATTGCATAATAGCCATCTCGGCAGGCCACACTTCCACAAAGTCCTGGACTCGCCATGACCAGTCTTCATCCCACTCGAAAATGAAAGGGTGCGATGCACAAAAGAACTCCCAAAAGTCAGGAAACCAGCCAGCATTCTCCCAGTCGACCAGCACAACGTCAAACGAACGCTCACCCTGCTCGTTTGAGCAACTTGTGTCCTCCACAATCATGATATTCTTCTGCTGAACGTCACCATGCGTCAATGTAGGCCGGTGACCTTGAAGAACGCGAGCGAGGTATTTCTCGTAAAAGCGAGCCTTGTAGTCTGGATGATTGTTACGCTCGACTAAGGCCCTATAATTACCCACAAGGCCAGCAACGAAGGCTGGTTCACCAGTGAAAGGCCCTAGAAACTTCTGATCGCCGTGCTGGCTGTAAAATAGGTAGTGATGtacgccgccgccgtccaGGCCACCGAAAAAGTTGGGCCATGGGCACTCAGCCTTTCGCATGGCGGAGAATATTAGTTGAAGTTTTGCTATAATGCCATCCTTCTCGGAGGGGGTTAATGTTGGCCAGATAGTATCTAATTGCACACCGGGGATGCGTTGCATGACTAGGAAAAGTTGTTTGCCCTCATAGTACATCGCGTACAGTCGAGGGGCTGGAACTTCGGGGACATGTCGTTCAAGATAAATCAATGCCTGGCCTTCCCAGGTGTTTATACAACCCCCATACTTCACGACAATATTGTCGTTAAATGTCACGACCTTGGAGGCCATAGTCTCCCAGAGGACATTGGTGCAGGCGCGGATCTCATCTGTTGTAGGTAGT
It contains:
- a CDS encoding uncharacterized protein (COG:E;~EggNog:ENOG410PHHD;~InterPro:IPR013057;~PFAM:PF01490;~TransMembrane:11 (i60-79o85-106i133-156o162-183i190-214o234-255i267-288o308-327i348-369o381-402i414-437o)), translating into MSASIGPRDLAEIHDTPAYDYGQDVEKKQLDDTSPEEEDPFGNEEFAEVKYRTMGWWKTGILMVAENVSIGILSLPSAFATLGFVPALIILIGISAISWYTAYILCQFKLRYPQVHSMGDAGEIIMGRFGRELLGIGQLLFLIFVMASHVLTFTVLMNTITEHGTCTIVFGVIALVVSCVGALPRTMDKVYWMSIASFLSIVAATMATMIAVGVEYKGHIPLAATTHLSFNEEFLAVSNLFFAYVGHASFFGFISEMDKPREFTKSISVLQVIDTSLYIASAVVIYRYVGADVQSPALGSAGPLGKKIAYGLAIPTVLIAGIVNGHVASKYVYVRVFRGTNHMHERTLLSIGSWVAIGLISWVVAWVIAESIPVFNNLLSLITALFGCWFAYGFPAIFWFTLNKGQWFASTKKIFLTVSNTFILAMAITLCGLGLYVSGDAISKDSGSGVWTCANNAV
- a CDS encoding uncharacterized protein (COG:S;~EggNog:ENOG410PV9X;~InterPro:IPR011009,IPR002575;~PFAM:PF01636), with protein sequence MWKPVDLPFQKSQPQPRLPTTDEIRACTNVLWETMASKVVTFNDNIVVKYGGCINTWEGQALIYLERHVPEVPAPRLYAMYYEGKQLFLVMQRIPGVQLDTIWPTLTPSEKDGIIAKLQLIFSAMRKAECPWPNFFGGLDGGGVHHYLFYSQHGDQKFLGPFTGEPAFVAGLVGNYRALVERNNHPDYKARFYEKYLARVLQGHRPTLTHGDVQQKNIMIVEDTSCSNEQGERSFDVVLVDWENAGWFPDFWEFFCASHPFIFEWDEDWSWRVQDFVEVWPAEMAIMQLIDRELGW